From Eremothecium sinecaudum strain ATCC 58844 chromosome V, complete sequence, a single genomic window includes:
- the PEX6 gene encoding AAA family ATPase peroxin 6 (Syntenic homolog of Ashbya gossypii AGR394W; Syntenic homolog of Saccharomyces cerevisiae YNL329C (PEX6)), whose product MCNKTVRTNLILSEDDSRLTRLSRDVFLQLFGGKPEHLLAEEVLYVQARLPSYEQNTRIYVLNCSIEDSLEANTIAIPTRCLGIVLQSPIIDFCEVSVVYDNPPVLRGVTVEVQRELYDQLASLDKKDILKFLEIKGDIKDKETVVHIGEVIVDPWCKIIDCFPHFQGTIEFASTAVTVVKCDCEMPMVPLFDGLNEISDNDMEDSVVSVKMKCLPYPIHKSLLTPEPELSADDSLFVFATAETLVKLSVSSGSSICIDNGNKCRIGKLFVLLSPNVFESGILYATPKLVVNFAENLNVKLRKVDENPEAIPIAGSVTVSRVGSWENSQATYQKIILHNLTRFITEKDRIFFQGDLIPVTFDSNYAVIFDESSHDSQAEMNDNKLVWFRIDTAKFDDNAEIKTAFRLDSKKTMLATSSVTNISVPPLSVCDYVSYFGLEPCFQYSDEVFDYAKRFSDILRTNLRCSSLPIKIQASVLLHSMTPNVGKSVLVRSVCRSLGINLIEIDCLLLDPNANASDATSNFVGLLRAKIENVLPYTTPAVVFLSHIDAILEKEDAMADQASFKSARTMALEISKIVTEYGEAYAGTVFVLSTNDISTLPDSVRSKIRFELEIPVPTEYQRAEIFRWYLSSAILNYKTSIPFATSQDIAISKLALKSAGLTPNDISSIVANAKNCCYQRYIKNESLKLWDGGMLQIMSEDLTTAIAQARNEYSESIGAPKIPNVTWEDVGGLQYVKDEIMEIIDLPLRHPELFANGMRKRNGILFYGPPGTGKTLVAKAIATNFSLNFFSVKGPELLNMYIGESEANVRRVFQRARDAKPCVIFFDELDSVAPKRGNQGDSGGVMDRIVSQLLAELDGLSSSSDGVFVVGATNRPDLLDTALLRPGRFGRLLYLGIADTNEKQVHILKSLTRNFTLSDDTNLEEVAEVCPFTYTGADFYALCTDAMLSAMTRTAAEVDKKVAAYNAEHNKDYSVRYWFDTVAEQSDSRIVVKMEDFINAQKALVSSISQEELNHYLSIKSRFEST is encoded by the coding sequence ATGTGCAATAAAACGGTTAGGACCAACCTGATACTTTCCGAAGATGATTCGCGGTTGACGAGGCTATCTAGGGATGTGTTTCTACAATTGTTTGGTGGTAAACCTGAGCATTTGTTAGCTGAAGAAGTGTTATACGTACAGGCGAGGTTGCCGAGCTACGAGCAAAACACCAGAATTTATGTCTTAAATTGTTCAATTGAGGACAGTTTAGAAGCTAATACTATTGCTATCCCTACTAGGTGCTTAGGAATTGTTCTACAGTCACCGATTATTGATTTTTGTGAGGTTAGTGTTGTGTATGACAATCCGCCGGTCCTAAGGGGTGTTACCGTGGAGGTTCAGCGTGAGTTATACGATCAGTTGGCTTCGTTGGATAAAAAGGATATTCTCAAGTTCCTTGAGATCAAGGGCGATATCAAGGATAAGGAGACAGTAGTGCATATTGGAGAAGTGATTGTTGATCCTTGGTGTAAGATTATCGACTGTTTCCCGCATTTCCAAGGCACTATTGAATTTGCATCTACGGCGGTTACGGTTGTTAAATGTGACTGTGAGATGCCAATGGTACCTTTATTTGATGGTTTGAATGAAATCAGTGACAATGATATGGAAGATAGTGTTGTTTCCGTGAAAATGAAGTGCCTACCATATCCAATACACAAATCACTTCTTACACCGGAGCCTGAGTTATCTGCTGATGATTCTCTCTTTGTTTTTGCAACGGCAGAAACCCTTGTGAAGCTTTCAGTTTCTAGTGGATCGAGTATTTGCATAGATAATGGGAACAAGTGCAGGATCGGAAAGCTTTTTGTGCTTCTATCACCGAATGTGTTTGAATCGGGCATCCTCTACGCTACTCCCAAACTTGTAGTGAATTTTGCAGAGAATCTAAATGTCAAGTTAAGGAAGGTTGATGAAAATCCTGAAGCGATCCCGATAGCAGGGTCGGTGACGGTTTCAAGAGTGGGAAGCTGGGAAAACTCTCAAGCTACTTACCAGAAGATTATCCTCCATAATTTAACAAGGTTTATCACGGAAAAAGACAGGATCTTCTTCCAAGGCGATTTGATTCCCGTCACATTTGATTCAAACTATGCAGTGATTTTTGATGAATCCTCGCATGATTCGCAAGCTGAGATGAATGATAATAAGCTTGTGTGGTTTCGAATTGACACTGCGAAGTTCGATGATAACGCCGAAATCAAAACGGCATTCCGCCTTGATAGCAAGAAAACTATGTTAGCTACTTCAAGTGTCACTAACATATCAGTTCCCCCGCTATCTGTTTGTGACTATGTCTCTTATTTTGGACTGGAACCGTGTTTCCAGTACTCCGATGAAGTATTTGACTATGCGAAAAGGTTCAGTGACATATTGAGAACTAATTTAAGGTGCTCTTCCCTCCCCATTAAAATTCAGGCGTCTGTTTTGTTGCATTCTATGACTCCGAACGTGGGTAAGAGCGTTTTGGTGAGATCTGTATGCCGTTCATTAGGCATCAATTTAATTGAGATTGACTGTCTCCTATTAGATCCTAATGCAAACGCTTCTGATGCAACTTCGAATTTTGTGGGACTGTTACGTGCCAAGATTGAAAACGTTTTGCCATACACAACGCCTGCAGTTGTGTTTCTGTCGCATATTGATGCGATCCTGGAAAAGGAGGATGCCATGGCAGACCAAGCAAGTTTTAAATCTGCTAGGACAATGGCTTTAGAAATATCGAAAATTGTGACTGAATATGGCGAAGCATATGCAGGGACTGTATTTGTACTGTCTACAAATGATATTTCTACTCTTCCAGACTCTGTAAGATCGAAAATAAGGTTTGAACTAGAAATTCCAGTCCCAACTGAGTACCAGAGGGCCGAAATATTCCGCTGGTACTTGTCATCTGCGATCCTGAACTATAAAACTAGCATCCCTTTTGCTACGTCTCAAGACATAGCCATATCCAAGCTAGCACTAAAGTCTGCAGGTCTAACACCCAACGATATTAGTTCAATTGTTGCGAATGCAAAGAATTGCTGTTATCAGCGGTACATAAAAAATGAGAGTTTAAAGTTGTGGGATGGAGGTATGCTACAGATTATGAGTGAAGACTTGACTACTGCCATTGCACAGGCTAGAAACGAGTACTCCGAATCCATAGGTGCACCAAAGATCCCCAACGTTACCTGGGAGGATGTGGGAGGTCTACAATACGTCAAAGACGAAATTATGGAAATAATAGACCTGCCATTGAGGCACCCAGAGTTATTTGCAAACGGCATGAGAAAGCGAAATGGTATCCTATTTTATGGTCCGCCAGGAACAGGAAAAACATTGGTAGCAAAGGCAATTGCCACCAATTTCTCCCTGAACTTCTTCAGTGTTAAAGGTCCAGAGCTACTGAACATGTACATAGGTGAGTCCGAAGCAAATGTTCGCCGTGTCTTTCAACGAGCACGAGATGCAAAACCTTGTgttattttctttgatgAACTAGATTCCGTTGCTCCCAAGAGAGGAAATCAGGGCGACTCGGGGGGAGTCATGGATCGTATTGTTTCCCAACTCCTCGCGGAACTCGATGGCTTGTCTTCGAGCAGTGACGGTGTATTTGTTGTCGGCGCTACCAACAGACCCGATTTATTGGATACCGCATTGCTGCGGCCAGGAAGATTCGGGCGCTTGCTGTACCTCGGTATCGCTGACACCAATGAAAAGCAAGTGCATATTCTAAAATCACTAACTAGGAATTTCACTCTCAGCGATGATACCAACCTTGAAGAAGTAGCTGAAGTGTGTCCCTTTACATATACAGGGGCCGATTTCTACGCACTTTGTACAGACGCAATGTTAAGCGCAATGACCAGAACAGCTGCCGAAGTTGATAAAAAGGTTGCAGCATATAATGCTGAACATAATAAAGATTACTCCGTACGTTATTGGTTTGACACTGTTGCGGAGCAATCCGATTCCCGCATTGTCGTTAAAATGGAGGACTTTATAAATGCCCAGAAGGCGCTAGTTTCCAGTATATCACAAGAAGAGCTGAATCATTATTTATCTATCAAATCTAGATTTGAATCAACCTGA
- the MDJ2 gene encoding Mdj2p (Syntenic homolog of Ashbya gossypii AGR393W; Syntenic homolog of Saccharomyces cerevisiae YNL328C (MDJ2)), whose protein sequence is MVLPLIVATGITIVALTTKSGIKAWNAYKKLTPAMIARLNNLQYNRHIDPTYPYKYRSKLPKDIQHSLEQYYGGFNKRMTEAEALQILHISASEVKHLNMAMLKRKHRTCMIKNHPDKDGSPYLAMKVNEARDILEKSSLLRNY, encoded by the coding sequence ATGGTTTTACCACTCATAGTCGCTACAGGTATTACAATAGTAGCATTAACAACAAAGTCAGGAATTAAAGCATGGAATGCGTATAAAAAACTAACCCCGGCAATGATAGCAAGGCTGAATAACTTGCAGTATAACCGCCATATAGACCCGACATACCCTTACAAATATCGATCTAAGCTACCGAAAGACATTCAGCATAGTCTAGAACAGTATTATGGAGGGTTCAACAAACGAATGACTGAAGCAGAGGCCTTGCAGATATTGCACATATCTGCATCTGAGGTCAAGCATTTGAACATGGCAATGCTAAAACGTAAGCATAGGACTTGTATGATTAAAAATCATCCGGATAAAGATGGAAGTCCTTACCTAGCAATGAAAGTTAACGAAGCAAGAGATATACTAGAAAAAAGCTCACTATTGAGGAATTACTAA